One window of the Zea mays cultivar B73 chromosome 3, Zm-B73-REFERENCE-NAM-5.0, whole genome shotgun sequence genome contains the following:
- the LOC103652144 gene encoding uncharacterized protein → MAFRGHDESSTSLNRRNFLEMIDWYKDKNEIVRKAFSRGAMNCKMTSPNIQKDIARCCADVIMGDIKDRNFSILIDESRDISVKEQMAVMLRYVDVKGKVVERLLTLHHVVDTTSEALKKRYKYSSCYGANRFGESTIEILTCFSCLDPKNNFSRFDIDSLVRGAQIYDADFSTSDFAQIRQQLQTYILQVRRHAAFSTCTDIASLASKMVETEKHKVFRLVYRLIELALILPVSTASVERAFSAMKIIKTNLRNKMADEWFNHLVVCYIEREIFKELDDSTILRRFQGMKTRKLNLPRSLPS, encoded by the exons ATGGCTTTTCGTGGACATGATGAGTCTTCAACATCTTTGAATAGACGTAATTTTCTAGAGATGATTGATTGGTACAAAGATAAGAATGAAATTGTGAGGAAAGCTTTTAGTCGTGGTGCAATGAATTGCAAGATGACTTCTCCTAATATTCAAAAAGATATTGCAAGATGTTGTGCAGATGTGATCATGGGAGATATTAAAGATAGAAATTTTTCTATTCTTATTGACGAGTCACGGGACATATCtgtgaaagagcaaatggcagtgATGCTAAG GTATGTTGATGTTAAAGGGAAGGTCGTGGAACGACTCCTTACTTTACATCATGTCGTTGATACTACATCTGAAGCATTAAAG AAAAGATATAAATATAGTTCATGCTATGGAGCTAATCGATTTGGAGAATCCACTATTGAGATATTGACATGTTTCTCATGTCTTGATCCAAAGAATAACTTCTCTAGGTTTGATATAGATAGCCTTGTTCGAGGTGCTCAGATTTATGATGCTGATTTCTCTACTAGTGACTTTGCACAAATTAGACAACAACTTCAGACTTATATTCTTCAAGTAAGAAGGCATGCGGCATTCTCTACTTGCACTGATATTGCTAGTTTGGCTTCTAAGAtggttgagacagagaaacataagGTCTTTCGATTGGTTTATAGACTTATTGAATTGGCATTAATATTACCGGTGTCCACAGCATCTGTTGAAAGGGCATTTTCAGCGATGAAAATTATCAAGACTAATTTACGAAACAAGATGGCTGATGAGTGGTTCAATCATTTGGTGGTGTGCTACATCGAGCGAGAAATATTCAAAGAACTTGATGACTCTACCATATTGCGGCGGTTTCAAGGCATGAAGActagaaagttgaatttgcctcgTTCTCTACCATCTTGA